Proteins encoded together in one Corynebacterium liangguodongii window:
- a CDS encoding FecCD family ABC transporter permease has protein sequence MGDTLGLRRARTRALGWLAVAATASVAVCVIAVAIGPTVVPPSVAAEVIARHIKGAPIPENLATYSSVVWDIRLPRVLLGATVGAGLAVAGVVLQAVVANVLADPYILGINAGASTGAACAILFGVGAGVFGALALQAMAFFGAVAASVLMLALARGGGGLSAARLLMGGVAVGYALSALTSLLVFASDNAQGARSVMFWLLGSLAMASRGPVLWATIAVVCACCLALWVLGTRIDALTLGDDTARTLGVNPDRARLLLVVVCCLVVGAVVSVAGSIGFVGLVVPHIARRLVGGLHRRVLPLAAALGASLTVAADVASRTLLAPQEIPIGVLTALVGAPLLVVLVARSGEKL, from the coding sequence ATGGGCGACACGCTGGGGCTGCGCCGCGCACGCACCCGCGCGCTGGGGTGGCTGGCCGTGGCCGCGACCGCTTCGGTTGCCGTCTGCGTGATCGCCGTAGCCATCGGCCCCACGGTCGTGCCCCCGTCAGTTGCCGCCGAGGTCATCGCCCGCCACATCAAAGGCGCGCCGATTCCCGAAAACCTGGCTACGTACAGCAGCGTCGTCTGGGACATCCGCCTGCCCCGGGTCCTGCTCGGGGCGACGGTGGGCGCGGGATTGGCGGTGGCCGGCGTGGTGCTTCAAGCGGTGGTGGCCAACGTGTTGGCGGATCCCTACATCCTCGGGATCAACGCCGGCGCGTCGACGGGCGCGGCGTGCGCAATCCTCTTCGGGGTCGGGGCCGGGGTGTTCGGCGCGCTCGCGCTGCAGGCGATGGCCTTTTTCGGTGCGGTCGCCGCCTCCGTGCTCATGCTCGCTCTGGCGCGGGGCGGGGGCGGGTTATCCGCGGCGCGCTTGCTCATGGGCGGAGTTGCCGTTGGCTACGCGCTATCGGCGTTGACCTCCCTACTCGTCTTTGCCTCCGATAACGCGCAGGGCGCCCGTTCAGTGATGTTTTGGCTGCTCGGCTCGCTCGCCATGGCCTCGCGCGGTCCGGTCCTGTGGGCCACCATCGCGGTGGTTTGTGCCTGCTGCCTGGCTTTGTGGGTCCTGGGCACGCGTATCGACGCCCTCACGCTCGGCGACGACACCGCCCGCACCCTCGGGGTGAACCCGGATCGCGCCCGCCTGCTCCTCGTTGTGGTGTGTTGCCTCGTGGTCGGTGCCGTCGTGTCGGTCGCCGGCTCGATCGGGTTCGTCGGCCTGGTCGTGCCCCACATCGCTCGCCGCCTCGTGGGCGGACTCCACCGTCGCGTCCTCCCGCTCGCGGCCGCGCTCGGAGCAAGCCTGACCGTGGCCGCCGACGTGGCCTCGCGCACGCTGCTCGCACCCCAGGAGATCCCGATTGGCGTGCTCACCGCGCTCGTAGGCGCCCCGCTCCTGGTCGTTCTGGTCGCACGCTCGGGGGAGAAGCTGTGA
- a CDS encoding ArsR/SmtB family transcription factor codes for MSDLKHTIAIADEWAPTFRLLGDATRLKLLCSIHFSGQHALTVSELADATGTRLATTSAALRSLEAAGAVAARREGRSVYYAISDERVHELLHFFGAEHAAS; via the coding sequence ATGTCTGATCTCAAGCACACCATCGCCATAGCCGACGAGTGGGCGCCGACGTTTCGCCTGCTTGGCGACGCCACACGCCTCAAACTCCTCTGCTCGATCCACTTCTCCGGCCAACACGCTCTCACCGTCAGCGAACTCGCCGATGCCACCGGCACCCGGCTAGCAACCACCTCCGCCGCGCTACGTTCCCTGGAAGCCGCGGGCGCGGTCGCGGCTCGGCGCGAGGGCAGATCGGTCTACTACGCAATAAGCGACGAGCGCGTCCACGAGCTGCTGCACTTCTTCGGCGCCGAGCACGCGGCAAGCTAG
- a CDS encoding transposase produces MYNVKYDQQTRERALRLDHEALGEGGTSKAGTCRKIGAMLDINPATLHNWIRRAENKAQADKTASEADKDAERAQLRRENAIEGSRRALDVGLRLFRPSGSRPHTHIVVDFLHVQRRL; encoded by the coding sequence ATGTATAACGTGAAGTACGACCAGCAGACGCGGGAACGCGCGCTGCGCCTGGACCACGAGGCCTTGGGAGAGGGTGGAACCTCGAAGGCGGGAACCTGCCGCAAGATCGGCGCCATGCTGGATATCAACCCAGCGACACTGCACAACTGGATCCGCCGGGCTGAGAATAAAGCGCAGGCAGACAAGACTGCATCGGAGGCGGACAAGGACGCCGAACGTGCCCAGCTGCGCAGGGAAAATGCAATTGAAGGAAGCCGACGAGCGCTTGACGTTGGTCTTAGGCTTTTTCGCCCAAGCGGATCTCGACCGCACACTCACATAGTCGTGGATTTCCTCCACGTTCAACGGCGCCTATAG
- a CDS encoding transposase, whose protein sequence is MPTEYTAELKQRAIELVLHAQAGPATARRAVTRIAAELGVSRETLRVWVRKDNNYDHAGLLSQRAPVGYISKSTHCRLRG, encoded by the coding sequence ATGCCCACTGAGTACACTGCCGAGCTCAAGCAGCGTGCCATAGAACTCGTGCTCCACGCTCAAGCCGGCCCTGCCACGGCCCGCAGGGCGGTGACCCGCATCGCGGCAGAACTAGGAGTCAGCAGGGAAACGCTGCGCGTGTGGGTCCGCAAGGACAATAACTACGACCACGCTGGGCTACTCTCTCAAAGAGCGCCAGTGGGCTACATTTCGAAGAGCACTCACTGCCGGTTGCGGGGGTGA
- a CDS encoding IS3 family transposase: MRRHYALTSRPESARSIRDKLVIRALRRIFEDNYSCYGARMLWAEINREDTFGHVARCTVERLMAADGLAGIRRRKKRPSARSAEAGE; encoded by the coding sequence TTGAGAAGGCATTACGCCCTCACATCACGGCCTGAATCAGCCCGGTCCATCCGGGACAAGCTGGTCATCCGGGCACTGCGCCGGATCTTCGAAGACAACTACTCCTGCTACGGTGCACGGATGCTGTGGGCGGAAATCAACCGGGAAGACACCTTCGGGCACGTCGCCCGGTGCACCGTCGAGCGCCTCATGGCCGCCGACGGGCTGGCGGGGATCCGGAGGCGGAAGAAAAGGCCGTCGGCCCGCAGCGCCGAGGCCGGTGAGTGA
- a CDS encoding IS30 family transposase: MKTSEVPEGMRRQWRADRALRPAMRSPGRPQPSRAVQRQFWRLIAAGVTTAEAALAVGVSVPVGSRWFRHAGGMPPLTLTEPTGRYLSFEEREEIAILRAQGRGVRSIARTLGRDPGTISRESRRNAATRSGKLEYRATVAQWKAQEAAKRPKTAKLVANLRLRDYVQDRLSGKVTGPDGTPVEGPVTPTWKGLNKPRRQDRRWATSWSPEQISHRLKLDFPDDESMRISHEAIYQALFIEGRGALKRELVACLRTGRALRQPRERSRNKPGGHVGAEVVISQRPAEAADRAVPGHWEGDLVIGTGRSAIGTLVERRSRATILVHLPRLDGWGEHPPVKNGPALGGYGAVAMNAALAAAITTLPQQLRKTITWDRGKELSGHAAFTLETGTKVFFADPHSPWQRPTNENTNGLLRQYFPKGTDLSRWSADDLEAVAHTLNNRPRKTLGWKTPAEVFGEALQSLKQAGVATTG; this comes from the coding sequence ATGAAGACCAGCGAGGTCCCGGAGGGGATGCGGCGGCAGTGGCGCGCGGACCGGGCGTTGCGGCCAGCAATGCGCTCTCCGGGCAGACCGCAGCCATCGAGGGCGGTGCAGCGACAATTCTGGCGCCTGATCGCGGCCGGGGTCACGACAGCGGAGGCAGCGCTGGCGGTGGGGGTGTCGGTGCCGGTCGGATCACGGTGGTTCCGTCACGCTGGCGGTATGCCACCGCTGACGTTGACGGAGCCAACTGGTCGTTATCTCAGTTTCGAGGAGCGAGAGGAGATCGCGATCTTGCGTGCTCAGGGACGCGGTGTCCGGTCGATCGCGCGTACCCTTGGGCGGGATCCGGGCACGATCAGTCGGGAGTCGCGCCGCAACGCTGCTACCCGCAGCGGGAAGCTGGAGTATCGCGCCACGGTGGCCCAATGGAAAGCCCAAGAGGCCGCGAAACGACCCAAGACCGCGAAGCTGGTGGCCAACCTGCGGCTTCGCGACTATGTCCAGGACAGACTCTCTGGGAAGGTCACTGGCCCGGACGGGACGCCGGTGGAAGGGCCGGTCACGCCGACGTGGAAGGGGTTGAACAAGCCTCGTCGGCAAGATCGACGGTGGGCCACCAGTTGGAGCCCGGAGCAGATCAGTCACCGCTTGAAGCTGGATTTCCCTGATGATGAGTCAATGCGTATCAGTCATGAGGCGATCTACCAAGCGTTGTTCATCGAAGGCCGCGGCGCGCTGAAGCGTGAGCTGGTGGCTTGCCTGCGAACGGGCAGGGCGTTGCGACAGCCCCGTGAGCGTTCCCGGAACAAACCCGGCGGTCATGTCGGCGCCGAGGTCGTGATCAGCCAACGCCCCGCAGAAGCCGCTGATCGCGCTGTTCCAGGACACTGGGAAGGTGACCTGGTCATCGGGACCGGCCGCTCTGCGATCGGGACCTTGGTCGAGCGTCGCAGCCGCGCGACGATCCTGGTCCACTTGCCCCGCCTCGACGGCTGGGGCGAGCACCCTCCGGTCAAGAACGGCCCCGCGCTGGGCGGCTACGGTGCAGTCGCGATGAACGCGGCTCTGGCCGCTGCGATCACGACCCTGCCCCAGCAGTTACGCAAGACGATCACCTGGGACCGCGGCAAGGAACTATCAGGACATGCCGCGTTCACTCTTGAGACTGGCACCAAGGTGTTCTTCGCTGATCCGCACTCCCCGTGGCAACGGCCCACCAACGAGAACACCAACGGCCTGCTACGTCAGTACTTCCCCAAGGGCACCGACCTGTCCCGCTGGAGCGCAGACGACCTCGAAGCGGTGGCCCACACCCTCAACAACAGACCCCGCAAGACCCTCGGCTGGAAGACCCCCGCCGAAGTCTTCGGTGAAGCACTACAATCCCTGAAACAGGCCGGTGTTGCAACCACCGGTTGA
- a CDS encoding integrase core domain-containing protein, translated as MASVGSRGDSYDDAIAEALNSLFKAELIDRRRWATLTEVLVTTLALIGWYNNRQLHSALAHRPQKGVHQEWPKCQAYTA; from the coding sequence ATGGCCTCGGTCGGATCACGCGGTGACTCATACGACGATGCCATAGCAGAAGCCTTGAATTCGCTGTTCAAGGCGGAGCTGATCGACCGGCGAAGGTGGGCAACGTTGACGGAAGTTCTCGTGACGACCTTGGCGTTGATCGGGTGGTACAATAATCGCCAACTGCACTCCGCACTGGCTCATCGCCCGCAGAAGGGAGTGCATCAGGAATGGCCGAAGTGTCAGGCCTACACGGCCTGA
- a CDS encoding ABC transporter ATP-binding protein, producing the protein MTTMKENVLVTAANIDVRRGSRSVFQGASLELVAGNIYAIAGPNGAGKTTLLDVITGLLPPEKGDIYLLGRTPPLTDGDSLKEIKVLRQDGRPFSDLTVRDFISFVEQVDGVEIDVHRERFGLSTSLLDQKVSSLSGGEAKRLQLLTTVVSEPSVVILDEPTTGLDPTSREILWNEIRRLRDHGALILLVTHYLEEMESLADALIYIKAGKVHGPYPLSELKADFGYVITFDFTDEAAVSAFVTKLPSDAVYHEVRELTLRIDVRNSSEALAMVACVSGDSSARKLVQDFAVSTTTLATVLQKLEEAEEL; encoded by the coding sequence ATGACTACAATGAAAGAAAATGTCCTCGTAACAGCTGCAAACATCGATGTGCGACGGGGTTCTCGCAGCGTATTTCAAGGCGCATCGCTCGAGCTTGTCGCAGGGAACATTTACGCCATCGCTGGTCCTAACGGGGCAGGCAAAACGACCCTATTAGATGTGATCACCGGGTTATTGCCCCCCGAAAAGGGGGACATCTATTTACTTGGGCGTACACCCCCCCTGACAGATGGAGACAGCCTCAAAGAAATCAAAGTTCTGCGTCAAGATGGGAGACCGTTCAGCGATCTAACAGTACGGGATTTCATCTCGTTTGTAGAGCAAGTCGACGGTGTGGAGATTGATGTTCATCGCGAGCGCTTTGGGTTGAGCACTTCCTTATTAGACCAAAAGGTCTCTAGCCTATCTGGCGGCGAAGCAAAGCGCCTCCAACTCCTCACTACTGTTGTTTCTGAACCTTCGGTAGTGATCCTCGATGAACCAACGACCGGGTTGGATCCCACCTCTCGTGAGATTTTGTGGAATGAAATCAGACGGCTGCGCGATCATGGCGCACTCATTCTCCTAGTTACCCACTACCTCGAGGAGATGGAATCGCTGGCTGACGCCCTGATCTATATCAAGGCTGGGAAAGTGCATGGTCCTTACCCTCTTTCGGAACTAAAGGCGGACTTTGGCTATGTCATTACTTTCGATTTCACCGACGAAGCGGCCGTCTCTGCATTCGTTACTAAGCTCCCATCGGACGCCGTTTACCATGAGGTGCGGGAGTTGACACTACGTATCGACGTCAGAAATTCTTCTGAGGCTCTCGCGATGGTCGCCTGCGTCAGCGGAGATTCATCCGCCCGCAAGCTCGTCCAAGACTTCGCAGTCTCTACGACTACCTTGGCCACCGTTCTCCAAAAACTCGAGGAGGCTGAGGAGCTATGA